The nucleotide sequence CAGGCATATGCCGGTGAGCTGTATCACAAAGCAGGAATCCAGCTCCCGAACACCCGCTTTGGATGTGTAATTACCGGCCGGTATCCCCAGTGGGCGCTTGAGGCTGTGGATGAAGGTTGGCGGAAAAATTAAATCTGTCCACAGGAGAACTGCGGTGTTTCCGCAGGTCAACCCCTATATATGCCGGAAATAAAATTTCTATCCACAGGTTCCCCCACAGGCTGTGCACAAGCAGCAGTCTCTTGTGCACACGTTATCCACAGAGGTGCGAAACTGCGGGCTTTGTGCTTCACCGGCGGGGCGCTAACGTAGCGGAGACACCCCATTCGGGTGGTTTTTCCTTCCGGCCTGAAGACCGGAGCCGGCCGACAACCGGTCTCCGGGGGATTCGTGCTGCCCTGTGGAAAACCTGTGGATGAGGCGTCGCCGGGTTCAGCGGTCCGGACCAGAAAATGTCAGGGCCTGCTGGTGTAGTTGCACCAGCGCGGGCGGCAGATTCTGCCGCGCGGCACCCACGGCACACGGCACACGCCGCAGTCCTCCTGCACGGACTGCGGACACAATGGAGGACGGCAGCTTTGTCAGTTACGCACCTGGACCCAATCGAAGGTACCCGCGAATCCGAGAGCAGCCGCAGGCCTCCGCAGGACATTCCCGCTGAACAGTCCGTCCTGGGCGGCATGATGCTGTCCAAGGACGCTATTGCCGATGTGGTGGAAATCCTGCGCGGACAGGACTTCTACCGCCCGGCCCACGAGACCATCTACGAGGCCGTCATCGACCTCTACGGACGCGGAGAACCCGCAGATGCCGTCACGGTATCCGATGAGCTGACCAAGCGTGGCGAAATCAACCGGATCGGCGGTCCGGCGTACCTGCACGAACTCATTCAGACGGTGCCCACTGCCGCGAATGCGGGCTACTACGCCGAGATCGTGGCCGAGCGTGCCGTGCTCCGGCGGCTGGTCAATGCCGGCACCAAGATCGTGCAGCTTGGCTATGGCCAGGACGGCGAGGTGGAGGACCTGGTCAACCAGGCCCAGGCGGAGGTCTACGCCGTCGCCGAACGCCGCACGGCCGAGGACTACGTCGTCCTGAAGGACGTCATGGAGTCCACCGTGGATGAGATCGAGGCCTCCGGCCACCGCGGCGAAGGCATGGTGGGCGTTCCCACCGGCTTCTACGAGCTGGACGAGCTGACCCATGGGCTGCATCCCGGCCAGATGATCGTTATTGCTGCGCGCCCGGCTGTGGGTAAGTCCACCTTCGCGCTGGACTTTGCCCGCTCCGCCGCCATCAAACACAACCTGAGCACGGTCATGTTCTCCCTGGAAATGGGACGCAACGAGATTGCCATGCGTCTGCTCTCGGCAGAGGCCACCATCGGGCTGCAGGACCTGCGCAAGGGCACCATCAAGGATGAGCAGTGGTCCAAGATCGCCACCACCATGGGACGCATGAATGATGCCCCGCTGTTCATTGATGACAGCCCCAATATGTCCCTCATGGAGATCCGGGCCAAGTGCCGCCGCCTCAAGCAGCAGCACGATCTCAAGCTCGTGATCCTTGACTACCTGCAGCTCATGAGCTCAGGCAAGAAGGTGGAGTCCCGCCAGCAGGAAGTCTCCGAGTTCTCACGTGCGCTGAAGCTGCTTGCCAAGGAGCTGCAGGTTCCCGTCATTGCGCTGTCGCAGCTGAACCGCGGCTCTGAGCAGCGCCAGGACAAGCGGCCCATGGTCTCCGACCTTCGTGAATCCGGCTCCATCGAGCAGGATGCCGACATGGTGATCCTGCTGCACCGCGAGGATGTGTACGACAAAGAATCCCCGCGCGCCGGTGAGGCGGACATCCTCGTGGCAAAGCACCGTAACGGCCCCACCAAGGACATCGTGGTGGCCTTCCAGGGCCACTACTCGCGGTTCGCCAACATGGCCGGTGATGCCGGAGGCGGCGGATTCTAGGCGGGTCCTAGTGAGGCTGCGCCGGCAGCAGGTGGTTGGGGAGCCGGTTGCCGGGGGCGGCTGCCCTGATTTCCAGGAGTTCCCGCGCATGGGCGTGAAGGCGCCTGTCCTCCTCGGACACGGGCGTCCATGGCGGAATGGGGACGGAAGTTCCCTCCGCGTCGCGGGCAACCATCACGGTGAGGCAGTATGTAGTGAGGTTCAGCTCCCGGCCCTTGGGGTCCCCGGAGCGGACATGTACGGCGATGTGCATGCCCTTGGTGCCCGTGTAGACCAGCCGGGCCTCCACCTCCACCACATGGCCGATCAGCAGCGGCCGGTAGAAGCGCACTCCGCCGGAGAAGACGGCCACCGTGTCGCGGCCACAGTAGCGTGAGGCGCACACATATGCTGCCTCGTCGATCCATTTCATGACGATCCCGCCGTGGACTTTGCCGCCCCAGTTCACGTCCGTAGGTGCAGCCATGAACCGGAGTACGACGCGCTCTGCCGTGCCGGCGTCGGTATATTCCTGGGCGCTCATGGCTTCGACAATCTGCTCGCGGATCTTGATCCGAGCCAGGGCGTGGTCCCGCTGCTCCAGCTCCTCCGCCGTCTTCGGTTCAAACTGCGTAACGGGTACGGGTTTGCCGTCCTCGCCAACAGCAACAAAGATCACCATGCACTGACTGCGCATGGTGGCCGGACCGCCCTTCGGGTCCCCGGAGGAAACCACTGTCCGGATATGCATGGAGGAGCGGCCCGTGTAGACGATGGTTGCCGTCACCTCCACCATGTCGCCGCTGTTCACGGGATCGGCGAAGTGGATGTTCCCCACGTAAGCGGTAACGCAGTATGACTTGGCCCAACCGACGGCTGCAGCGTAGGCCGCCTTGTCCACCCACTCCAGCACGGTGCCGGCGTCAACGGATCCGCTGTGGCCCACGTCCATGGGGGCGGCAAGAAAGCGGAGGGTCACTGAATTGGCGGCGGTCTCGCTCATGCTCGCAGTTTACTGACCGCGGTCCTTCGGGCCGATCCGCCCCTTCACAAACAGGTTCCCGGCCGCCACAAGTCCCGCAGGCAGGCCGCTTCACGGCCGGGAAAGCCAAAACGACGGCGGCTGCCCGCCTGGCACAGAAATGCCGGCTGGGCAGCCGCCGTCGCTATTTTCCGAAGACTCCGCAGTTTCTCGAAAGGCTACGCGAGAACCCTGAGCTTAGAGTTGCCGCGGCCGAACATGGCTGCGTCCGCCGAGAAGCGGCCGGCGCCGGCCAGTGCGATGGCAAGCGCGCCGGCGGCCAGGAGGAGGACCAGTTCATAGCCGCCGTTGCCAACGAAGACGCCGGCCGAGGCGTGGACCAGGAAGAATGCTCCAAGCATGTTCAGCGCGAGAAGGGCGGCGAAGACGCGGGTCAGCACACCGAGGATGAGGGCGATGCCGCCCACAAGTTCAAGCGTGGCGACGGCCGGGGCGGCGATTTCGGCGGCCGGAACCCCCATCTTGGCGAAGGATGCCTGCGTGCCGGCGATGGTGAATTCGTTGAACTTCTGCCAGCCGTGCGCGGCGAAGAGGAATCCCGCGATTACGCGCAGGACCGTCAGGGCTGTGGTGGTAAGGGTGGACTGGTTCATGGAGATTCTCACCGTTCAGGTTGATTGGGGGTTGTCTCTTTTGGGCACGCGGTCCGGGGCGTGCCGGTTGAAGCTTCCCTTCCACTGTCCCGAAGTTTTGTTGAAGTGTCAACTAATGTGTCGTGGGTTATCTTTCGGGCTCCGTCCGCTGCCGGCTGGCCATTAGGCTGAATCCGTGCACCAATCGCGTTCCGCCGCCGTTTCAACCCCCAAGCCTGACAGCCATGGGCGTGAAATACTCCGGCTTGCCGTTCCCGCCTTTGGCGCGCTGATTGCCGAGCCGCTTTTCCTGCTTGCTGACTCGGCCATTGTGGGCCACCTGGGCGTTGCCCAGCTGGCCGGCGTCGGGCTGGCCTCTGCGGTGCTGCACACCGCCGTGGGGCTAATGGTTTTCCTCGCCTACTCCACCAC is from Arthrobacter sp. QXT-31 and encodes:
- the dnaB gene encoding replicative DNA helicase, producing MSVTHLDPIEGTRESESSRRPPQDIPAEQSVLGGMMLSKDAIADVVEILRGQDFYRPAHETIYEAVIDLYGRGEPADAVTVSDELTKRGEINRIGGPAYLHELIQTVPTAANAGYYAEIVAERAVLRRLVNAGTKIVQLGYGQDGEVEDLVNQAQAEVYAVAERRTAEDYVVLKDVMESTVDEIEASGHRGEGMVGVPTGFYELDELTHGLHPGQMIVIAARPAVGKSTFALDFARSAAIKHNLSTVMFSLEMGRNEIAMRLLSAEATIGLQDLRKGTIKDEQWSKIATTMGRMNDAPLFIDDSPNMSLMEIRAKCRRLKQQHDLKLVILDYLQLMSSGKKVESRQQEVSEFSRALKLLAKELQVPVIALSQLNRGSEQRQDKRPMVSDLRESGSIEQDADMVILLHREDVYDKESPRAGEADILVAKHRNGPTKDIVVAFQGHYSRFANMAGDAGGGGF
- a CDS encoding acyl-CoA thioesterase, which translates into the protein MSETAANSVTLRFLAAPMDVGHSGSVDAGTVLEWVDKAAYAAAVGWAKSYCVTAYVGNIHFADPVNSGDMVEVTATIVYTGRSSMHIRTVVSSGDPKGGPATMRSQCMVIFVAVGEDGKPVPVTQFEPKTAEELEQRDHALARIKIREQIVEAMSAQEYTDAGTAERVVLRFMAAPTDVNWGGKVHGGIVMKWIDEAAYVCASRYCGRDTVAVFSGGVRFYRPLLIGHVVEVEARLVYTGTKGMHIAVHVRSGDPKGRELNLTTYCLTVMVARDAEGTSVPIPPWTPVSEEDRRLHAHARELLEIRAAAPGNRLPNHLLPAQPH
- a CDS encoding DoxX family protein; translation: MNQSTLTTTALTVLRVIAGFLFAAHGWQKFNEFTIAGTQASFAKMGVPAAEIAAPAVATLELVGGIALILGVLTRVFAALLALNMLGAFFLVHASAGVFVGNGGYELVLLLAAGALAIALAGAGRFSADAAMFGRGNSKLRVLA